The genomic window CTACACGCTTCTCCCGCGCCCGGGTGGCGCTTCGGGCACGCCGTGGGAAGGCGGGGCGGTGGCCCGCATGCGGGTTCTGCGCCAGGGGCGGCGGGCCGTCCAGGCGCTGCTGCGAGAGGCGCGCCCCGAGGTGGTGGTCCTCGGCAACGACCTGGGGACGCTGGAGCGGCTGTTCATCGCCGAGGCGCGGCGCTTGCGCGTCCCGTCGCTTCTGGTGCAGGATGGCGTCATCGCCCTGCGGCCGGTGCCTGCGCCGCCAGTGCGGGTCGCACGCGCGGCGCTGAACGCGCTGGGGTTGCGTCTGCCCGACCCCAGGCCCTACGGCCAGAACGGCGCATACCGCGTGGCTGTGATGGGCGAGGCCGTGGCCCGGTGGCTCATCGGGCAGGGGGTTCCCGCCGAGCGTGTCGCGGTTACCGGACAGCCGCGCTACGACTTCTTGCACGCGCTGCGTCAGGGCACCGCGCAGCCCACCGGCATGGATGCGCTGGGCTTGCCCGATGGGGCAAAGGTCATCGTGTTTTCCTCGCAGCCGTACCTGCGTTACAATGTGTGCGACGAAGCCGCGGCGCGCCGAATCTGGCGGACGGTCGTGGAGGGCGTGAAGGGCTTGGGGGCAGGGTATCACCTGGTGGCCAAACTGCACCCGGCCGAAGATCTGGAGGGCACGCGCCGTTGGCTTGGGCATGACTTCCCGCCCGAGTGGACGCTGACCCGTGACGTGGACGTGTTGAGCCTGCTGTGGCGCGCGGATGCGCTGGTTACCCTGATGTCGTCCACGGCGCTGGAAGCGATGTGCCTCGGCAAGCCGGTGGTTCTGCTGGACGCGGGCGTCATGCCGGAGCCCATTCCCTATTCGGAGAGCGGCGCGGCACTCCGTGCGCAGAGCGCGGAAGAACTCGCGGAGCGGCTACGCCAGGCGCTCTACGACGATGGCGTGAGGCAAGCCCTGGCGCGCGCCCGCGAGGCGTTTCTGCCGGCGCATGTGGGGCCGCTGGATGGCCAGGCTTCTCTGCGCGTGGCGCGCGAGATAGAAGCCCTCGCTCGGGGCGGCGAATGAGCGAACATGTCATCAACAAAACCATGGACCGCGCCGACCTGGACGCCCCAGGCGCATCGTAGCGGAGTTGAACGATCTCATCCGCACGCTTCAGGCGCGTGGGCTGGAGCGCGTGAATCGGGGCGCGGGCTACGAGCCGCTGCCCGATGGACAGAGGGGAACAGATGAAGGATACGCCACTTTTCCGAGTGAGCATTCCGCGACCCGTATGGGTGGCTCTGGGGTTCGCCTGGCTTGTCCTCAGCGGACTTGTCGGCTGGGCCGTCGGGCTTCCCTACGGGATGTTCCTGGCATGGGCGGGCATCGTTACGGCGGTATTCCTGGCCAACCCCTTCGCCGGCGCGCTGGGCTTGCTGGTGCTCAATGTTCTTGCGGCCGACTGGGGACGGGCGTTCGTCCTGTTTCCCTACAAGCCGTACAACATCAATCAGGCGGGCCTCGCCAACCTGGTGATGGCCGGCCTGGCCGTGGTGTACCTCATCCGGCGTCGCCCCAAACTCGCGCCGTTGGCGCTGCCCTTCGCTGCGTTTCTGGCGGCGGGGCTTGTCAGCATCCCCTTCTCGTCCAGCCCCTTTGCGGGCCTGCGCGACTGGACGCGGATGTTGCCGCTGGCGGGCCTGTATGTGGTGGCCGCTGAGTTGTTGCGCGGGAAGCCCCGCCGCGCGCGTGTGTGGGTGTGGGCCATGATCGCGTCCAGTGTGTGGCCGGCGGTGGTCTCTGTATATCAGGGGCTCACGTACAGGGGATACCACAACGTGATCGCTGGCCCTGGGCAGAATCGCATGCTGGGCACACTCTCACACCCCATCGCCTACGGGGTGTATCTGGGCATCATTGTTGCGCTCACAATCTACCTTTTCCGAATCAGCGGGCGCGGGAAGACCAGGGTGCTGCTGGGGTTCTGGGTGATCGCCAGCCTGACGCTGCTCTTCTTCTCGTATTCGCGCGGCCCGGCGCTGGCGACGTTTTGCGCGCTCGTTGCGCTGGCGCTCCTTGCGCGCCGCGAGACGGCGAAGGCGCGGGCGGGCCTGATAGGGCTGGCCGTGGTCTTTCTGGCCGTCGTGCTCCTGGCGGGCCGCATCCAGGACTTGCTCACGCCGTTCTTGTACCGCACGGTGCACCCTGTGCCTGCCGGGGAAATGAAGGCTCCCAGGCCCACGCCGACACCGCCCGTCGGCGGCTCTACGGGCGCAACCCCAACACCGGTGCCCACGCGCCCTGCCCCGGCGCTGAACTCCGTCTCGTGGCGCCTCAACCTTTGGCGCTTCGCGGCGGACCTGGCGATGGAGCGTCCCCTGGTTGGGCTTGGCCTCGGTGGCTTCCCAGACCAGTCCCCCAGGCTGGTGGGGTTTGAAGTAACGCCGC from Chloroflexota bacterium includes these protein-coding regions:
- a CDS encoding glycosyltransferase; translated protein: MFSPVARILERGNRVAPRWVALDRYYNQWAETALRAQGWDNYTLLPRPGGASGTPWEGGAVARMRVLRQGRRAVQALLREARPEVVVLGNDLGTLERLFIAEARRLRVPSLLVQDGVIALRPVPAPPVRVARAALNALGLRLPDPRPYGQNGAYRVAVMGEAVARWLIGQGVPAERVAVTGQPRYDFLHALRQGTAQPTGMDALGLPDGAKVIVFSSQPYLRYNVCDEAAARRIWRTVVEGVKGLGAGYHLVAKLHPAEDLEGTRRWLGHDFPPEWTLTRDVDVLSLLWRADALVTLMSSTALEAMCLGKPVVLLDAGVMPEPIPYSESGAALRAQSAEELAERLRQALYDDGVRQALARAREAFLPAHVGPLDGQASLRVAREIEALARGGE
- a CDS encoding O-antigen ligase family protein — protein: MSIPRPVWVALGFAWLVLSGLVGWAVGLPYGMFLAWAGIVTAVFLANPFAGALGLLVLNVLAADWGRAFVLFPYKPYNINQAGLANLVMAGLAVVYLIRRRPKLAPLALPFAAFLAAGLVSIPFSSSPFAGLRDWTRMLPLAGLYVVAAELLRGKPRRARVWVWAMIASSVWPAVVSVYQGLTYRGYHNVIAGPGQNRMLGTLSHPIAYGVYLGIIVALTIYLFRISGRGKTRVLLGFWVIASLTLLFFSYSRGPALATFCALVALALLARRETAKARAGLIGLAVVFLAVVLLAGRIQDLLTPFLYRTVHPVPAGEMKAPRPTPTPPVGGSTGATPTPVPTRPAPALNSVSWRLNLWRFAADLAMERPLVGLGLGGFPDQSPRLVGFEVTPHNDFVRVFAEMGVLGLGTFVWLWGAAIWRLFQFWRRAPDRPLSLFAAVLLAVAVGYLVNSLSADLLNNPTVGWVFWPLMALPEAFAPRSEA